A region of the Bradysia coprophila strain Holo2 unplaced genomic scaffold, BU_Bcop_v1 contig_232, whole genome shotgun sequence genome:
TATCATTTCGAATAACGGTATTTTCCGAGGCTTGCAGTTATGAAAGacagttttttgttgataaacaTTCCTAAATtcagaatgaaaaattcaattgagaAGATCTCACCAGAAACAGTTGGCTCAAAGATTAGAATTTTTCACCTTGTGCTTGAGCTAAGCGACGCTGCTTTTGAACTTCAAATtagaaatagattttttttttgttaaatttattatgGCGGGCGGGTATTCAATGTTGAAGACTTTGTGGCACGAGATAAAATTTGGTATTTGGACATTTGACAATCATGTcccggaattttttttatgaacctAAGACATGGGTGCACAAATATCGCTGGGGCTTTGTGTGCTTTTATTTGTATGATTCGCTTGAGTGTCAGTGTGATTCACCCACACACACTTTCTCTCTCCTTCATCtgcaatttattcaaatatccAGCGCATGTTACCTAATTATTACACCGTTTCCATTTCCCGTTTCCACCATACTACTAAAATAATGACCCGATCGATTTTTCCTAAAGTGGAAACGAAGTTACCAACTGACTTATGGTTAGTGATTTTTTTGACTACAATCTTTTCGGTGTCTATTTAGCCTATCAATAGATATTAATGCAagatttccacttacgaaaaaaCCACTCAGTGACAGAGaccaaattgatgtttttaaatttttactttgtttacttgacagctctctctctctcgcagagtgctttttgttgagtgtaaATCATACTTAAAAATGGCCTCCGTGTACATGACAGTTGACAGTTCAAACAATAGGTATAACATGTGctgaattgtttgaaatgtcaactgtcATGTAATGGAGAAAGAACGGATACTTGACTAcaactaataaaaaaattaatccgTTTTCTCTCCGTATacactttaaacaatagaaaagagtcgtggtttagctaaacggaTGCAAAACGGAgtgtttttttgtaagtggaaatcaagcattagtGCCCAAaagccgtaagtgcggtcgaaattcaaaatctttctcacgcaagtctttctaacgtagcgtcattttcatgcaaggaagcgttgaaatgcattttttggttcactttttcttcgaatcgttcacttaaaatcaGGGCCGCAGCTAGCAGGAATTCTCAGTGTGGGCAAAAgtacgacaaaaatatttttatatggtaaaattgaagaaaaatcggTTTTTCGCTCATGTCAGGGTGGGCAATGCCCACCTTTGCCCGTTAGTAGCTGCGGGCCtgcttaaaattcaaattttaggcacacttacagCGTGAATAGTATGAAACAACAGCAAATAATATTGCCGGCGCTAGCGCTATAAACTACACATTTAAAGTTATTATCGTCAGTCCTGCATAATAAAGTAATGCCGAAGTGTGCGACATCTCATACTAATCTGTATTTGTTTGCTTTTCCGTGATGCTTATTAACACTTACGCCACCTTTataaaatcacgaaaaaaatcCATTGCCTCAATTCACTAATCACAAATTTCTCTTAAAGTCGTTGCACTCCTTTGTTTCGCCCTAACGATAACGACGCCATTCGAGTACAAACTTAAGGAGCAAACCACTTATTACAACAAATCATTTCCAACAAACTCACCAGAAGCATTATGTCCGAATGTAGACGATGCTTTTCCAAATGTAACTCTAAAAGCAATGGCAAAAATTGATGAAGTGGTTCGTACAACGACCGAATCCGATTTTACGGAAGAATTTGTGAATGatgaaaatgctttttatGACTACAATGGTGGCGATAGGATTACCAAGCGGAATACAAAATTATGGGAGATTAACGGAGTTTTCTATAATCAATCggaaattcaaagtttttgtgtGCCGGTGAGTTTAGTGAAAGAGGATTTTGAGTTAATTTAACGTAACATATAGCCACGCCGTACTTGAAGCAGGGCTtattttcgagaaatatttggagATTAATTGATGGATGAATAAAGGTCCAGCCTGAAAATATAGTCCAGGAGCTTGCCTAGTCAAAAACGACTCCGATCGcctttattttttcatgaaaagttCTTGTTACAAGACTGTACAACCAAAGcttttttctggaaaaaggACAACTTTCCGCCCGGAAAagcaatttgaataaaaaattctttttgttgtcGAAATTATGGCTCAACTTCATGTTTCATGgaagaaatatattttggtGGGATGTTGCAGTTAAAAcgatttctgaaaaattaGTCAACCATTTTCACTGGCCAtttcaaaaccaattttcatacgtgaggtgtcattagaaagcaAAAGTTGAACACTTCTGTATCTGGCTACAACACATCCAGTGGAGCCTGGGAAGCTCATGTATGTCCCGAAgcagattttgaattttttttctagatcaATAAGAAAAACGTTGACCTTTGGAATTCAAGAGTTCCCTGCATGCGAATGGGAATGTCACCactaattcattcatttctatTCAATTGCCTCAGAAAATCATGTTTATGGTTGGCAATAGTTCTCGTCACTTCCGCAAAAATTAGCGATGGCACAGCAGGTGATTCGGTTTTTTGAgctccatgaaaatattgttcctaTGAAGCGATGGAggaccgacttgccgacagcgtcaatcattgataGTACTGAGGAATATATTCACGCTAGCTATATATGATCATATATCGAAATATTTGTTGCCCTCAGATATACCCGATTATTAGAACTTTTCGGGGCGCCAATCGTAAAAAGCTTTAAAGGAGAACCTAATCACTCAATTCTTTTGTATCTCTGTAGGTAGATATATCTAAAGAACACTTTACAGCAGAGTAAGCGAACTGTCAGTATCCCGATATCTAAAACCATTCATGCTACTAGAACTCTGTTCGAGATGTAGTAAACAATTCGAGACGATCGTTTTCTGAGTTCTAGTAACATAAATATCTATTAATTTTCCCTTAACTTCACTTATGCATCTTAAAAAAAGTTCCAgaattctaagaaaatttctcgaaaGTAGACCCTGTCTGTAAATCACGGTTTGCATTCGTTTtcgaaattgtaatttcagttttaattatcgatttttttccttctgttttttttttatttctcgtaCGCCCAAAATTACAGTCAACGGAAATTTTCGACAGTGAATCTGATCTTGGGAAAAATCCTACATACAAAAGTATTTTCTACCCTTTCACATCAATTGTTTGGACAATCATACCGGTGATACTATTGGCAACATTCAATTGCTTTCTGGTGGCAGCTGTGCGTAGATCGCATAGAATGAGACGAACAATGACTAACACTATACAGGTATGTTCTGTTGTTTTATTCTGATTGTTTGATatcaatagtttttttttacacgttttATGATCCGAAAACACTCGAAATCACGCACCGAAGGTTATTTGAAAGTATCGTTTTTAGAAGAGTAAATAGTAGTATGTTCATAGCAAAgttgtatactttggggaggtcacgaagatgcagatacgcgggttacacaccacgttccatacaaaaaattcaccacgccatacaaattcaattttggtgaatttgtttgtatggaaaagatgtgttcccgcgtatctaataaaatggctaTCTGCGTGatctccccaaagtatacagccttgtgtTCATGGTACTTGCTAACAGTCCAAGGAGTGAAAACGGCCGTTTCCTAGCATGCGTCTTGTTTTGAATTGATATGCATGCGAAGgcggagagagagagaattatttttgatacgAATGTTTCGCCGAGAGGGCagcaatataaaataattctcTATGAATTTACATTTAAGCTGCAATTTTGTGGGCTATCTATGCGTGTCTTCCGTTCATATTTAGCGAAtgttaagaaaaatgaaatattatttatttaatttagtttCTAAAAGTCTGACTATGTCAATAGAAGGTACTTTTTGATATttcagaagaaaaaacatCGTCAGCCTATTGATAATGAAGATAAATTAGTGAAGCTCCATTTTCTTTACAATTCGCAATCAGGGAATGTCCAGTTTTGGTATTTAGAAAATCATATAAAGTCTGTTCCAATAAGACCTTTTTTAGACATTTCACTGCATTCCATTCGCTGGATGATACATCAGATGAACTGAAATTGGACAGTCGTATATTTTCCAAACCAATAAATCATTGGTGTCCCGTATGTGCTGGCAACGTAATGTGTAAAGTTTTCAGACAGAACTTTTTGttcgacaacaaaattttggaacgTGCGTAAAGTTTACAGTGGATGCTTAAATTTCAATCCATACACATACCAGCACCAGAGGCTAGATcaacttttgatttttcgtttctgTTTATTATATACAATGGTAAACAACAGGAACGATACCTATGCCTATTCATAGCTAACTATTCATCCGAAGCGTATTACGAACAATGATTTCATATATTCTTCCCACCACTACCACCGGTCTCTCGCGTCTACCGCCTaacaaatattattatttattttcttgacaTTTTCGCACAAAACTTTATTCCATTCGCATTGTATTATTTTGTATCATTCACTGTTACAGAGTGACAGATCAACGGCACAGGAGAACAAAGTTACGGTGACGTTAATTGCTGTTGTTGTCTTATTTTTGGTGTGCCAGACTCCAGGTGCTATTCAACTTATCTATTCGATGAAAAACGAGAAACACAGTAATTTAACTCGAGGTAATTATCCCCGGTTATTGCACCCTCGATCCGCAAAACCGTAATTTAGTTTTCCAGAACATAAATAGTTTACCGatggaagaaaatatgaaaatttgaatttcctattttcttccagaggtgaacacaacgtcaCAGTGTGATTCGCCGATTTTCTTCACGTAACAAGAACATCAATTATACGtcttttcaaaacaaattgaagGGTGACAGTTCGGGttggaaaatttctattttttcctctttaaaaaaaaagatgggagaaatagtatattactatacaagggaaggaatttgatatttcgtattcagatgagtaaaagtgtccgagggctttagcccgaggtactttaaCTCAtagtgatacgaaatatcaaattatttcccgagtgtagTATGACGTTTTCGAAGGAAAAGAAGACTTTTCCCTAGGGACAGAGAGTTCATATTCCCTTCCTTGTAAAGGAAATTGATATTTGAACTGTCACCAAATAAAGCGTAAACAAAATGTCAATTTCTTATGTccttttgagtggagaaaataagatTAATCACCCCGCAcatatgaaatagttatttgttcaaggAGGAAAAGTTGGCACTTGGATTTCGATGGTGTTGAGAGAGTGTAGTAAGGGCTGCACGTCACCagataaaatgcaatttccaacttttatcCAGAGTTAAATTTATCTCACAACACCGAAGTTTCAGtggagtggagaaaataattattttctcgcctgcgttgtgaaaaggtttttttttaaactcattGAACGTTCACCTGCCCCGTGTGGAATTAATTTGATTGGAAGaaaagataaatatttttattttcaactttcATGTTACCCAACTCTTGTCAACCACTTTCTACACCCCGTTCAACCCATCAGGCATTAATATTGTTTGCAACTTTTTAACGACACTAAATGCAGCTGCTAACTTTTTGCTGTATTGTGCACTGTCCAACAAATACCGCCAAACCGTCAAGGAGTTATTTCTCGGCAGGAAGCGCAAAAATACGATGTCGTCCCGCTACGGCAGCAATCCGACCGGTTCGAGTTACTACAGTAAATCGCCAACGAATGCTGGTTCGGCGTCGAGTAACAGCATTCGAAAGCAGCCGAAAAATTCACGCTTTTCCATAACGCCAACGGATTATGCAAATTTCCAAGCCGAAATGGCCGTTAAGAATGCAAACACAAAATTGCTGGCTGCTGCTGATTTTAAAACGGAGAAAAATTCCCAGCAAAATTCAGTACTGTGAACATATAACGGCTAACGATACATCGCGGCAAATgtttttctattcaatttttttttttcttttttcaaatccATTTTAGTCTCATATACAAATGCAACCGTTATGCAACGAATCATCCATACATCcgccatcatcatcatccatCCAGCAATTATCACCATCATCGCGTAAGCTTCGTTTTCACATAAGTCCTAGTGAGACTAGTCTCACACGGGCACAATCATTAGTTTTCCCTATCAAAATCAAACATTCACCGAATTGTAAAAGTCATCCGAATCCATAAGCCGTAGAGATGGAGGTTTTATATTGTAATATCATATTGCTCTgcttatttgaaaaataaattaaataatttacaagcaattcttttatcgttttttatcgTCAACTAAATCGTAAATCTAGAATTGACATAGAATAGAGTAAAGAGAAGTGATGCCGTTATCACTCTCCAGATATAGAGATGTTGAATTGTCATACCTGTCACGccatgtgatttttttttttgatatgatgcacataaataaaaatgtttttaacgTAATGATTgcagccaacgcacttcaagcatgagtaggtactctaaatagagactgaaactggacagtgtatcatacaaacgtaaaacacttaaaaaatattttcatgtaaaatagggtactttctgcagctgaccaCTATGTCATAGTGACTttgatcactcatgcttgtaGTGCGTTGTTGCAGcgtattttttatttttattttatttttttaaacaaaacaaaacacaaagtGAGAAAATCGAATTGTGTAGGGTATTTTACACGtgcgaaaaaattaaatttcgttttaaaatggaaaaatgcaAAACGTTCCATCCATAAAACGTTTGatcaattttgattaatttataaaacataataaaagttgccttcaattttcaatctttGTTCTCTATAAGTGTTGAACTGTTAACCAATACAAAAACTCCAtagtaaaaaacaaaacaaaattaagcaacaacagaaaacaaaaacaaaatcctaaaaaaatttgaaagtttgttttaaaaaaatggctaCTGACCGCACAGAATGCTGTTTCGAGGAGCATCGGCACCCAAAATGATTGTATCCTCTTAGAACTAGCATTTCCATAGAAAATCGCCagttttccaactttcgagTATATGGTCAAAGAAGTTTGCGAAATGTCAGATTTCGAACCGTGATATGAAAACAGTATTTCAATATCATTTTTAATCATGCAGAACAAAAGCCAGTTAAGTGGTTGGGTCAGCcgacaaaaaataatcataaGAACATTACGAGTAAAAGCCCACTTCAAACGTGTATGTTATTCCTCCCATTTTGACATGTGACCCACAGATaagttaaaattaactttaaCTGGTCAGAAATTGTTCTCCGTTAACCCTATGTATTGGACTTCTTTGCAATGATTACAAActaacaggtatggtctaatggcCGCAGAGGACACAACGATTTTAAAAGCGGattcaaacgcactcattttcttattattttgacatgaatAATGAATACGTTCGAGATAAACCGACCGATTTTGAAGAACCGGCCATCTGGTATGTacatttactttttatttggGATTACTGGTTAAAAACGTGGACGTGAAGAGCCTAAATGATACTTTTGGCTGGACGATAGTGACATTGAAGTCTGCATGTTTATTCTATAACTTATCGGCCAAAACTCTGTAACTTTAACACACTGGGTGCGGAAAGTTTATTGGCGATTTGcaacaaaggaaaaaaatatcgtCGCTAAAAGTACGacaaattcacgccgtaagtgcgctcgaaattcaaaatggaaagtgcggaggtctttctaacgtagcgtcattttcatacaatgaagcgttgaaatgtatttttcggttcactttttcatcgaatcgttcacttaaaattcaaattttaggcacacttacggcgtgaattgcaCATGGAAAGTGGTGACATTTGTTGATCTTGAAAACCGTcgataagatttttttttctctaagaGTTATCAGATCAGATAACGAAACCACAAAggaaaatttgacttttcgaaatcaaAGTATAAAATTAGTGTATTATGCACCGTGTGCACAATGTCAATTCTTGTAGCATAACTGGCCATTTAGAGAGCGACGTatagtgtcaaaattgacattagaacaaaagaattctgtcaattttgacactatATGTCGCTCTCTAAATGGCCAGTAAGTTCTGCGAGCGAATCGctgagaaaaaagaaacattttttgtttgtcacAATTTCTGTACATTTGCGGAAAAGTATGTCAAATAAACAGGTGTTCACTAGATTTTAACACCAGCGTCAACTCTTCACTTATCGAAATCGCTACcaaccatcgatataatatactgtagataatgagacacgaagaacgaaatttcggaaatatagcacacatacaagtgcaaaaaatacgaatcacaacacaaaacgaagagaaaaaggaaattgagaaatgcagagtttcaattgttttcaaatatttgtatgacattatCTCGCGCGCTTTATCaaaacgtaagttacgttacacatacatccatgtgatctttccgcataaagttgctttgacattacttatccaatgaaagtgtaaaacaggtatggtctattgtccgcccggaggacataaaaatttgattttcgtacttaaacacactcattttcatattattttgacataaaatgtgagtgcgtttaagacgaattcggcgattgaccatacctgttctctactttcattgtacttatctaccctatattatatcgatgctACCAACATACCAAATCTGTTAAATTATATAGCATATATATGTCAATCGcaataaaaaagaacttttttctgtaaaaaaagaCTTCATCCCAAAAGAAGACATGTTTCAGACAGTTTAACCTAATTCACATGCTGGCTCATTTGTTACAACTTACAATCCTTATATAGAACCAACTGTCAAAACtatcattaatttaattttaattacaaatcaAACGAATCGGAAATTGCGTGCGTATATACTATACACATCAACAGTATATGGATTGCACTGTGGGAGCAAGCATTGTGACagaatttaaatgatttatgGTTTTCAGTCACTGGACATTCCGTTAAGGCGAATGGTCAGTCACACACATAAATTGCGGTTAAATGTGTGTCGTTCCATcaagtattttgttttatataccTACATATAGGAAGTGAAATATCTGCGGTGGGTTAGCGGAAGGTATAAAATgctatttttctgaaaatctaACCCTCGCTTATAATTTCGAGAACGATTAATTCGCAAAGCTTATGTATGAAAAcggagagagaaaaaaaggaattgCAAAGCTTTTCCACATCAAATTGTAAACCTATATACATCTCCTTCCGTATGGCTGTGTGTTCCCATGTACAATTTGGACATGGTggagttgacaaaaaaattaatgacatcagttaaaacgaaaataattaaaattaattacgaCCAAACCAAAAGATCATGGAATTAATagtcgaataaaatatttttcactttatacTCGCTCGCTGTCTACCCACATTCATTTCGAAATGGAGATCATTTAAAGAGTTTATTTATTGTCCGCACACCCTTCTTGCCTTGTGCTAACCTactttatgaaaaaaataaatgccATCACATTATGAACAGTATTTTTGGGGAAaaggaatttcttttttttattaatttcaatattctGGTGAACCCCTTTCACAGTTCGCCTTAAATATACGATGACGTTAAATCTGTTTCTACCGGGATATCAAACCTTGGCAATAACAGTTCgtaataacagaaaaaaaaggaaaataaataaaaaaaagctcgGTTGCGCGTGAAGATGAAGGTGTAAGAGCCTCCTACTAGGAGGAAATTACGCCGCCTTAACAAATGGGCTTTGAACCAGTTGAAGAATTCAGTTTCAATGGTTCGAATATTTGTGTCGAATTGTTCATCCACCTACGAACGTTGGATCAGCTCTAGTGAAATTTGCACCTAGAATTGAGCTTTAATTTCTTTCCGAAACAGTTGAACTTGATGGAACTTTCTACTACAAAGGTTGTACATAACTTTTCTTTCTTGCTCGCCAGCCGCTATAATTGACTGGGTTAACACCGTCCTCTTCCTATTTCGTAGCACGGAAAAcggtaaatcaatttaattttaattttaatcctTTATACATAATTGTTGGAGGTGTTGTTGGGATgagacaaattttaatttaggtTTTGGTGTCATGACggaattacaataaaattggtCTCACCGTAAAGATGGCAAGGAAAtctgttaaaaatattttgcagacGCCTGGCATCTGTTTTTGTTGGCAAGGAACAGCTAGTGATGTCTTATAATACCAAGATTTGTGTTAAACtttatgaagtaaaagattattgATTATGGTTAAAGATCTCTGAGTCAAAAGAAACTGCAATTTTACATAcgtttgttttccctagggtcaaaagtggcttattacaacctTAGGGATGAAAGGATCGATTTTAAGCTCGAAAGCATGTGatagtagattatgcaccTATGTACGAAATGTTTCGACACTAGCGAAAACTAAAGCTTGTAAAGTGGATGTAGAAGTTGAAATGAGCAGACCGCAGTTTTTTCATAGTTGGGAGTATCTCGCAAAAATCTTGGTAACTTCCTTGCATATCtgtaagaattttcaagagaaTTTAATCGATGAATATGGCTACCACGGCAAAAATTTCCGTCATTTTTGCGATTACTGTCCCAGTGATCTGCATAACCTCCCACATATAAAAACCCTTGGATGTAATATTTCATTATTAGCACAAGTACCATAACAGGCTTAACCATGTTAGCGTAAACATAATGGAAATGTTGAGTATATGTGCTGGAAATCGTGGAAAACATATTCATTCAAcggaaagaaaataataatcgaaAATCCTTTTTACAAATACATGTGAGTGTCTGTATGGCATATATACATCATCGAGATACTATCGAAAGCAGACCGCATACAGCACAGAGTTAATGGAAAACTTACCAGGTATGtgcataataaaatagaaCCGCTTCTCTCCCTCCACCTCGCCATTATTGTAGGATACTTATATTTTATGATGCGAACATTTAGTGAACTTATACAGGAAACTCTGTTTATGATTCTAAATTCTATGTGAATGGATGGATGACCACATTCCAGAAAATATTGTATAAATGAATGAACCACCAAAGTAGTGCTTTTCCTCTACCCCTCTTCGAGTAATATATTAAAATGCaagatataaataaaatacaaaagcGTTTTGTTGCTGCGAGGGCAGCTTATACACCAGTCGTATAGAGAAGCGAATAAAATGGGGGTTTATGCGGGACCATCAACCACATTTTCATATCATTATACAGGAATATCATGTAAATTGCTGTATTTTATGATCAAATGATTCTCCTCTCTGCTTATATGGTTCCAAAAACTGGTTTCGGTTCGGTCTGTCGGTATCAGGTTTTTCGTATTGTTTGGATATATTATTGTGTGTGACCATTCtaaaaatatatcgaaaatatttcaaataaatgtcgACGGTAAGATTGCCTAATATTTCCGTTTATACTTTGaaagggaaatttttttatcgaaaatcgAATGGGTGAAgatagaaaatctaatttaaaagaatttattcaacattttcctATTCAAAAGATTCTGAAGACGTGTGGGCTTTGTAGTAGGGTGGCGCGATGGAAATTGTTGCTTCTATCGGTTTTCAAGGTGATATACCTACTGTTGTAGAGGTAACGCTACTTttgattattttaaaattcacaatAACAGGTTGCCTCTTAGCATTAACGTACCAATACAAAGTGTCAGGTGAATTCGAGCGCAACGTTAGTTCAGTTCATTCCATACTTTCGCCTTCAGCGCGAGGGGTCACGCATTCTTCAAGATTTATCAGATCAGATTACACAACGAGCAATTTTGCCTTGATGTTATGTCagttatgctgcgttttccctGTGGTGAATATTTCATTCCCACcaatgcaaaattgctc
Encoded here:
- the LOC119076515 gene encoding uncharacterized protein LOC119076515 isoform X1, with the protein product MYSKTLFRPLSSNSIAMDDLDDETLNSLRYYFLRILVPCVAIIGILGNFVSVVVLTRRRMRCSTNIYLTALAVADIIYLLFVFILSWEHHPNIHHLKYKIYWAAFGLSHWISDASVYTSIYLTVSFTIERYIACCHPLIGQVLCTESRAKRVIAVVALLCFALTITTPFEYKLKEQTTYYNKSFPTNSPEALCPNVDDAFPNVTLKAMAKIDEVVRTTTESDFTEEFVNDENAFYDYNGGDRITKRNTKLWEINGVFYNQSEIQSFCVPSTEIFDSESDLGKNPTYKSIFYPFTSIVWTIIPVILLATFNCFLVAAVRRSHRMRRTMTNTIQSDRSTAQENKVTVTLIAVVVLFLVCQTPGAIQLIYSMKNEKHSNLTRGINIVCNFLTTLNAAANFLLYCALSNKYRQTVKELFLGRKRKNTMSSRYGSNPTGSSYYSKSPTNAGSASSNSIRKQPKNSRFSITPTDYANFQAEMAVKNANTKLLAAADFKTEKNSQQNSSHIQMQPLCNESSIHPPSSSSIQQLSPSSRKLRFHISPSETSLTRAQSLVFPIKIKHSPNCKSHPNP
- the LOC119076515 gene encoding uncharacterized protein LOC119076515 isoform X2, with protein sequence MDDLDDETLNSLRYYFLRILVPCVAIIGILGNFVSVVVLTRRRMRCSTNIYLTALAVADIIYLLFVFILSWEHHPNIHHLKYKIYWAAFGLSHWISDASVYTSIYLTVSFTIERYIACCHPLIGQVLCTESRAKRVIAVVALLCFALTITTPFEYKLKEQTTYYNKSFPTNSPEALCPNVDDAFPNVTLKAMAKIDEVVRTTTESDFTEEFVNDENAFYDYNGGDRITKRNTKLWEINGVFYNQSEIQSFCVPSTEIFDSESDLGKNPTYKSIFYPFTSIVWTIIPVILLATFNCFLVAAVRRSHRMRRTMTNTIQSDRSTAQENKVTVTLIAVVVLFLVCQTPGAIQLIYSMKNEKHSNLTRGINIVCNFLTTLNAAANFLLYCALSNKYRQTVKELFLGRKRKNTMSSRYGSNPTGSSYYSKSPTNAGSASSNSIRKQPKNSRFSITPTDYANFQAEMAVKNANTKLLAAADFKTEKNSQQNSSHIQMQPLCNESSIHPPSSSSIQQLSPSSRKLRFHISPSETSLTRAQSLVFPIKIKHSPNCKSHPNP